The bacterium DNA window TGCGTGTTGCAGTTTGGACATTAGCGGCGCTCGTCGTGGCGATGATCGGCTATCTGGTCTATGACCAGTATTGGCCGGCAGGACATGGAGCCGTGGTCGTGACCTCGGATCCTCCCGGGGCACAGGTGTGGGTGGACCTGAGACCCACCGACACCCGGACCAATGGCCGTCTGGAGTCCCTGTCCTCCGGCAAGCATTCAGTGATGGTCAAGTTAGACACACTCGAATGTGACCCCACCGCCCAAGTCATTGACGTGCGAAAAGGCCGGACGGATACCGTCCGTTTCCGCCTGCTGGCTCCGCATGCCCTGCGGCATGTTGCCGAGACACCACCGATAACCGACAAGCTGCCAAGTTTGCCACCGGTGCAGACGCCGGTTTCCCCTCCGGAATCGACACCCCACACGGGTGCGATCAAGCCGCAGGGACAACCCGAGCCTCTGCCTCAAACTCACGCTCAACCCACCGAAGTCGTGGAACCGCAGTCCACAACTGGAGTTCTCGAAGTAGCAGCCTCTCTTCCGGGGGCCAAGGTCTTTGTCAATGATCAGGAACAGCCTCAAACCACGCCAGCCAGTCTGAGACTGCCTGCCGGAACATACGTGGTGCGGGTTGAACTGACAGGCTATACCTCTGATCCGGCAGACCAGACGGTCAGCATGTTCCGCAGTTCGCCGCTGCAGTCGATTTACTTTGCGCTGAATACCCAAAACGTAGCCAGCGAGCTTGCCGTCGAGACTGCGCCGATAGCCGGAAAGATTCTGATCAATAGTGTTCCGGTGGGCGATGGCAAAGTGGCCGTCTCGCGCGATTTCGGCTCATACACGGTTAGCTTCGGGGATTCCGCCGGGTGGAAAACACCCGACCCGATCCATATCTCGATTACGCCGACACAGCCGCGGCCCTCGGTCCGCGGCCTTTATGTCCGGCTGTTTCATGCGGCGGCAGAGGTGGACGGCAGCAAGCCGGTTGCTTCAGGCGGAGTTCGCTGGCAGCTTGGGGCTTACTTCGAAGATGACGGCGCGCATCCGTCTGCTGCCCTGGGGCCGAAGATTCGCCAGATTCCCGAGTCCGGCAAATTCGGCTGGGAGCTGGCTGAGGGGGACCCGAACCGCAATCCAGTCGGCGGGGACTATATCGAGTTTACGTTTGCCCTGCCGCCGGACGCGGATCCCAAATCGCCGCTGACCTTGCGGCTTTATCTGTACCGCTCCAGCCGCCGCTATGCCTTTAGTCTGACGGGCAAAGCGGAGGTGGTGGTGACGGTCAACGGACACACCTTCCTTGATGGCTACCGCCCCACCTATACCACTCAGGCCGCCGATGAAGAGCGTTATGAAGAATGGTCGCTGTCGGGCGCGCTGGTACGGGGGGAAAACCGGGTGATGATCCGCAGCGGCGAGCACAACTCGCTGTTCAATTACCTTTGGAAAATGGAAATTCGCTGAGGGGACACCCATGACGACCGAACAGTCCATCCGGGATTTTCTGGCGCAGAAGCGGATCGCCGTCGTCGGCGCATCGCGCAAGCCGGGATCGTTCTCGCACAAGCTGTTCCACGATCTGTGGAAGCACGGCTATGATGCGGTGCCGGTGAATCCGGGCACGTCGAACTATGATGATCTGCCGTGCGCGGCGCGGGTGCAGGATATTGTTCCTCCCGTGGGGGCCGCGCTGGTGATGACCTCGGACAGGCACACCGGACAGGCCGTGCGGGATTGTGCCGCTGCCGGCATCTCCCGGGTGTGGATCCACCTCGGCGCGGGTAAGACTCCCTTAAGCCCTGAAGACATCGAGTTCTGCAGGGACAATGGTATCCGCGTGATTACCGGCTATTGTCCCTACATGTTTCTGCCCGACTCGGGCTTTCCACACAATTTTCACGGCTGGATCGCCCGTTTGGGCAAGGATTACAAGGCAGAGAAGGTATAGGAAAGACTCGAAACCAAAGACTGGAGACTCGAGATCGTTTCCTTCACGTCTTTAGTCTCACGTCTCAGGTCTTTTAAACGCTAACCGACTTTTAGGGAATAACTCGTGCAGCGATTACGATTCGCATACATGGATATGGGGATGCGATGGACGGAGATCGTCCGCTTCCTGATCCTCTCGAATGTGACCATTTTTGCGGTGCAGGAAATCTTCAAGCTGCAGGGGCTGCTCTCCTACAATTTCGGCCTCATTCCGGCGGCGTTCTTTGCGGGTAAGATCTGGATGATCGTTACCTACATGTTCCTGCACGCGAACTTCTGGCACATTTTCTTCAATATGCTGGCGCTGTGGATGTTCGGCTCGATCCTTGAGCAGGAATGGGGCTCCAAGGAGTTCCTCAAGTATTACCTGCTGACCGGACTAGGCGGCGGACTTTCTTATGCGCTGTTCAATATGCACTCCACCGTTCCCACCGTGGGAGCGTCGGGCGCGATCTACGGATTGCTGGCCGCCTATGCGGTGCTCTTTCCGGAGAATATTATTTATGTCTATTTCATTATCCCGCTCAAGGCCAAGTGGTTTGCTTTGATCTTCGGCGCGATTGAATTTCTTTCCAGCTTTTCGCGCGAGAGCGGCGTCGCCCACCTTGCCCACTTGGGCGGTATGGCGATTGGCTATCTCTATCTGAAGCGCCGCTCCTTTTTGCCCCGGCGCGGCATGGGAGCATGGAAGGAGTCCCGCGATGAAGCGGTCCGCCGCCGAGAAGAAGCTGAACTGGACAAGGTTCGCCGCGAGGTGGATGAATTGCTCGACAAGATCAACCGTGTCGGCATGGACGGCCTGACCCCTGCCGAACGCAAGCGCCTTCAAAAAGCCAGCAAGATTTTGCGCGATAAGGAACGGCAGGAATAGACGTCTGCCCCGGCAATAGATTAGAAAAGGCGAGCCCTGCGGTTCGCCTTTTCTCTGTCCTTTAATGCGATAGAAGTACAACGCAGTCCATGGCGTCCCCCTTACTTGTCATCCTGCAGCCGTCCGCGGGATGCAGGATCTCTCTTTGATGCTGCTCCCCGAGAGATCCTGCATTTGAAGACAAATGCAGGATGACAAGGCGAAGGAGAGACGTGAAGGAGTTTCCTGAGAGTGCCTACTTCAGCATCACCATCTTCCTCACCTGCGCATTGCTCCCCGCCGCCACCCGCGCAAAATACACCCCCGAAGAAAGCTCCGATCCCTCAAACCGATACCGCTGTTCCCCCGCACTCATCCTCCCGAATTCCCTCTGATACACACACCGCCCCAGCACATCAAACACCTCCAGCTTCACCTCGGACGGTGCGGGCAGTGTGAAGGACAGCGTCGTGGTGGGGTTGAAGGGATTGGGGAAAGTAGACAGGGAGAAGGTTTGCGGCACGGGTAAAGGTTTTGGCGCAGTGCCCGCACTGTCTTCAGGCAGGTCGTAGCATAGATAGAAGCCGTAGCCGTGTTCCACGCCATGATCGTCTGGTACTAGAGCGTTGG harbors:
- a CDS encoding PEGA domain-containing protein produces the protein MRVAVWTLAALVVAMIGYLVYDQYWPAGHGAVVVTSDPPGAQVWVDLRPTDTRTNGRLESLSSGKHSVMVKLDTLECDPTAQVIDVRKGRTDTVRFRLLAPHALRHVAETPPITDKLPSLPPVQTPVSPPESTPHTGAIKPQGQPEPLPQTHAQPTEVVEPQSTTGVLEVAASLPGAKVFVNDQEQPQTTPASLRLPAGTYVVRVELTGYTSDPADQTVSMFRSSPLQSIYFALNTQNVASELAVETAPIAGKILINSVPVGDGKVAVSRDFGSYTVSFGDSAGWKTPDPIHISITPTQPRPSVRGLYVRLFHAAAEVDGSKPVASGGVRWQLGAYFEDDGAHPSAALGPKIRQIPESGKFGWELAEGDPNRNPVGGDYIEFTFALPPDADPKSPLTLRLYLYRSSRRYAFSLTGKAEVVVTVNGHTFLDGYRPTYTTQAADEERYEEWSLSGALVRGENRVMIRSGEHNSLFNYLWKMEIR
- a CDS encoding T9SS type A sorting domain-containing protein yields the protein RRLEYSTFLGGSDREFPNGILWDSDQHTVWLAGTSDSHDLPVTPNALVPDDHGVEHGYGFYLCYDLPEDSAGTAPKPLPVPQTFSLSTFPNPFNPTTTLSFTLPAPSEVKLEVFDVLGRCVYQREFGRMSAGEQRYRFEGSELSSGVYFARVAAGSNAQVRKMVMLK
- a CDS encoding CoA-binding protein — protein: MTTEQSIRDFLAQKRIAVVGASRKPGSFSHKLFHDLWKHGYDAVPVNPGTSNYDDLPCAARVQDIVPPVGAALVMTSDRHTGQAVRDCAAAGISRVWIHLGAGKTPLSPEDIEFCRDNGIRVITGYCPYMFLPDSGFPHNFHGWIARLGKDYKAEKV
- a CDS encoding rhomboid family intramembrane serine protease, encoding MRWTEIVRFLILSNVTIFAVQEIFKLQGLLSYNFGLIPAAFFAGKIWMIVTYMFLHANFWHIFFNMLALWMFGSILEQEWGSKEFLKYYLLTGLGGGLSYALFNMHSTVPTVGASGAIYGLLAAYAVLFPENIIYVYFIIPLKAKWFALIFGAIEFLSSFSRESGVAHLAHLGGMAIGYLYLKRRSFLPRRGMGAWKESRDEAVRRREEAELDKVRREVDELLDKINRVGMDGLTPAERKRLQKASKILRDKERQE